In Denticeps clupeoides chromosome 1, fDenClu1.1, whole genome shotgun sequence, a single window of DNA contains:
- the nkx2.4a gene encoding NK2 homeobox 4a: MSLSPKHTTPFSVTDILSPIEETYKKFGAMESAGNLASPLGAYRQPQMAQPGMQQHSMGHNAAVATTYHMPHGVSQFPHGAMGGYCNGAIGNMGDLPSYQETMRNSAAATGWYGANPDPRYSTISRFMGPSTGMNMTGMGTLTGMADATKSMPALHAAPRRKRRVLFSQAQVYELERRFKQQKYLSAPEREHLASMIHLTPTQVKIWFQNHRYKMKRQAKDKATQQLQQENNGLCPQQQQQQQSPRRVAVPVLVKDGKPCQNGSSTPTPSQQQQQQQQQQNGSGVALIHQHQNPQVNAMVQAQEMEDMSPSPPSLHSQISSMAQIDASAVDYTNSMVTSNLLYGRTW; the protein is encoded by the exons ATGTCGTTGAGCCCCAAGCACACGACGCCGTTCTCCGTCACCGACATTCTCAGCCCGATCGAGGAGACCTACAAGAAGTTCGGCGCCATGGAGAGCGCGGGGAACCTCGCCTCTCCACTGGGAGCGTACCGCCAGCCGCAGATGGCGCAGCCCGGCATGCAGCAGCACTCCATGGGCCACAACGCCGCCGTGGCCACCACCTACCACATGCCCCACGGCGTGTCCCAGTTCCCGCACGGCGCCATGGGGGGATACTGCAACGGCGCCATCGGCAACATGGGGGACCTCCCGTCCTACCAAGAGACTATGCGCAACAGCGCGGCGGCCACGGGCTGGTACGGCGCCAACCCCGACCCCAGATACTCGACAA ttTCTAGATTCATGGGACCTTCCACAGGTATGAACATGACCGGGATGGGGACGCTGACGGGCATGGCGGACGCCACCAAATCCATGCCAGCCCTGCACGCGGCGCCCCGACGGAAGCGCAGGGTGCTCTTCTCCCAGGCTCAGGTGTACGAACTGGAGCGGAGGTTCAAGCAGCAGAAATACCTCTCGGCGCCCGAACGGGAGCACCTGGCCAGCATGATCCACCTCACGCCCACCCAGgtcaagatctggttccagaaccacCGGTACAAAATGAAGCGCCAGGCCAAGGACAAAGCCacgcagcagctgcagcaggagaacaACGGCCTCtgtccacagcagcagcagcagcagcagtcccCGAGACGCGTGGCCGTGCCGGTTCTGGTCAAGGACGGGAAGCCGTGCCAGAACGGCTCCAGCACCCCCACGCccagccagcagcagcagcagcagcagcagcagcagaacggCTCCGGCGTCGCCCTCATCCACCAGCACCAGAATCCACAGGTGAACGCCATGGTCCAGGCGCAGGAGATGGAGGACATGTCCCCGagccccccctccctccacagCCAAATCAGCAGCATGGCCCAAATAGACGCGTCGGCGGTCGACTACACCAACAGCATGGTCACGTCCAACCTGCTGTACGGCAGGACCTGGTAG